The proteins below are encoded in one region of Eubacterium sp. 1001713B170207_170306_E7:
- a CDS encoding FtsW/RodA/SpoVE family cell cycle protein yields MARLKAFLKDTNGFYLLLITACSLLSVTLLLSWCNSVSPSPAPGFWEFLVKYRVALIQLLAVAAGLSCAFVISRIDYHRMTPLWIAYTAVIWLLVLLTFLRTGPFGISPGDTGAYCWIRLPFGLALQPTELAKSSFILTFSLHLYAVRHTDGPLAVIGLMAHLLAPVILIHFQGDDGTALVFFVTGLVMFLSVKHKLRYFIGTATAGLAAAPLVWHLMAGYQRARILAIFAPGQLDSLTLESILYQQNQGLAAIKAGGLFGLGLFMPDSTYIPAANNDFIFSHLAEVMGLAGCGVLLLLLAGILYKTLSIGVKSHDFRGRTIAVGVFTLFLAEAVINIGMNLELMPVIGLPLPFFSSGGSSLMGAFLCAGLILSVKRNSFSEKI; encoded by the coding sequence ATGGCAAGGCTAAAAGCATTTTTAAAGGACACCAATGGTTTCTATCTTCTGTTGATAACAGCCTGCTCGCTGCTTTCTGTTACGCTGCTCCTTTCGTGGTGCAACAGCGTATCCCCCTCTCCCGCTCCCGGCTTCTGGGAATTTCTCGTGAAATACCGCGTAGCCCTGATCCAGTTGCTGGCCGTAGCGGCCGGTCTTTCCTGCGCGTTTGTCATAAGCCGTATTGATTATCACCGTATGACGCCGCTCTGGATTGCCTACACTGCGGTGATCTGGCTGCTGGTGCTGCTGACCTTTCTGCGCACCGGTCCTTTTGGCATAAGCCCCGGCGATACCGGCGCCTACTGCTGGATACGCCTGCCCTTCGGCCTGGCCCTTCAGCCCACTGAGCTGGCGAAATCAAGCTTTATTCTGACCTTTTCCCTTCATCTGTACGCCGTGCGCCATACCGATGGCCCTTTGGCGGTCATTGGCCTTATGGCCCATCTGCTGGCCCCTGTTATTCTGATTCACTTTCAGGGTGACGACGGCACCGCGCTGGTCTTTTTTGTCACAGGTCTGGTCATGTTTTTATCGGTTAAGCATAAGCTGCGCTATTTTATCGGTACGGCCACGGCAGGCCTGGCGGCGGCGCCGCTTGTCTGGCACCTGATGGCCGGTTACCAGCGGGCCCGTATCCTGGCGATTTTCGCGCCCGGCCAGCTGGACAGCCTGACTCTGGAGTCCATCCTCTACCAGCAGAACCAGGGACTGGCCGCCATTAAGGCAGGCGGCCTCTTTGGCCTGGGCCTTTTTATGCCGGACAGCACCTACATTCCCGCCGCCAACAATGATTTTATCTTTTCCCATCTGGCTGAGGTCATGGGCCTCGCGGGCTGCGGCGTCCTGCTTTTGCTGCTGGCAGGTATCCTGTATAAAACCCTGTCCATCGGCGTGAAAAGCCATGACTTTAGAGGGCGCACCATTGCCGTTGGGGTCTTTACTCTTTTTCTTGCCGAGGCGGTGATCAACATCGGCATGAACCTTGAGCTGATGCCGGTCATCGGTCTGCCCCTCCCCTTTTTCAGCAGCGGCGGCTCCTCGCTCATGGGCGCCTTTCTCTGTGCCGGCCTGATTCTGAGCGTAAAAAGAAACAGCTTCTCTGAAAAAATCTGA
- a CDS encoding FAD-binding oxidoreductase: MKENIEGFLKAVQEALPELTVLRREEERLIYAHGCYPREYKWLLQGPYKVLPEAILIPENTEEVSQVMALSQEYSVGVIPFGGGSGIVGGSIAENHEVMLDIKNLREFEINPVNCTAMGGAGLTGADFENMLNEAGYTCGQYPQSFQSAVLGGMVATRAIGTFSTKYGKMDDMVNSLEVVLPNGHVLRTHKTPKASTGPELDQLFLGSEGVYGVVTKVEMKIYPVAEKRYFEAFTFNRTEDGLEAIRQFVQNNVHPAVVRLYDEDESIPKMEKYGFEKGHVFLVIGYEGLEKQVDLEREYVHHYCGLNGGVPKGPKPGYDWFHSRFSTKKMLDHDAMKGGTADAIEVAAPWDCIANVWREMRKALEPMCASIDCHFSHVYHTGASVYVIFHAQTGGDDFDGEKRYMECLDTAIRTSLKYGGNVSHHHGSGKAKAEYLPLEHGEAGIEVMQKIKDALDPKGLVNKGVLGL; this comes from the coding sequence ATGAAAGAAAATATTGAAGGTTTTTTGAAAGCAGTTCAGGAAGCGCTGCCGGAGCTCACCGTGCTCCGGCGTGAGGAGGAACGCCTTATCTATGCCCATGGATGCTATCCCAGAGAGTACAAGTGGCTGCTTCAGGGGCCTTATAAGGTTCTGCCCGAAGCCATTCTCATACCGGAAAACACCGAAGAGGTCAGCCAGGTTATGGCCCTCTCCCAGGAATACAGCGTCGGCGTTATTCCCTTTGGCGGCGGCTCCGGTATCGTCGGTGGCAGCATCGCGGAAAACCATGAGGTCATGCTGGACATTAAAAACCTCAGGGAATTTGAAATCAATCCGGTCAACTGCACTGCCATGGGCGGCGCGGGCCTGACCGGCGCGGATTTTGAAAACATGCTGAACGAAGCGGGCTATACCTGCGGCCAGTATCCGCAGTCCTTCCAGAGCGCCGTGCTGGGCGGCATGGTCGCCACCCGCGCCATTGGAACCTTCTCCACCAAATACGGTAAAATGGACGATATGGTCAACTCCCTTGAGGTCGTTCTGCCAAACGGCCACGTGCTGAGAACGCACAAAACCCCCAAGGCCTCAACCGGACCAGAGCTGGACCAGCTGTTCCTGGGCAGTGAGGGTGTATACGGGGTAGTCACCAAGGTGGAAATGAAGATTTATCCAGTGGCGGAGAAGCGCTATTTCGAGGCCTTTACCTTTAACCGCACCGAGGACGGCCTGGAAGCCATCCGCCAGTTTGTCCAGAACAATGTGCACCCGGCAGTGGTCCGCCTTTACGATGAAGATGAAAGCATTCCAAAGATGGAAAAATACGGCTTTGAAAAGGGCCATGTTTTTCTGGTCATTGGCTATGAGGGTCTGGAAAAGCAGGTGGATCTGGAACGGGAATACGTTCACCATTACTGTGGCCTGAACGGCGGCGTGCCCAAGGGGCCGAAGCCAGGCTATGACTGGTTCCACTCACGCTTTTCCACGAAAAAAATGCTGGATCATGACGCCATGAAGGGCGGCACAGCCGACGCCATCGAGGTGGCAGCCCCCTGGGACTGCATTGCCAATGTATGGCGTGAAATGCGCAAGGCCCTTGAGCCCATGTGCGCCAGTATTGACTGCCATTTTTCACACGTGTACCATACCGGCGCCAGCGTTTATGTCATCTTCCACGCCCAGACCGGCGGTGACGACTTTGACGGTGAAAAACGTTATATGGAATGTCTGGATACCGCGATCCGCACCAGCCTCAAATACGGCGGCAATGTCTCACATCACCACGGCAGCGGCAAAGCCAAGGCTGAATACCTGCCGCTGGAGCACGGCGAAGCAGGGATTGAGGTCATGCAGAAAATCAAGGACGCCCTTGACCCCAAGGGATTAGTGAACAAAGGAGTACTGGGATTATGA
- a CDS encoding amidohydrolase family protein: MLIDTHVHLFPDKLCPRTIEKLAETDPNHHLTYYGDGSLGCAEENMKNWGVDLGVMLPIATNPQQQKSVNDFAGYVQNHSDAFISFGTVHPDAPDYIDELDRIVGMGLHGIKLHPDYQGFFINEKRLYPLYQAISDRKLPVVFHTGYDPISPGCIHAAPEAVVEMARDFPELTIIAAHTGGLYFGNPPQDIYLDTPNVYFDTAIASYTFEPEAYRRLLDIYGAERFIFATDNPWGDGGKDMAFLEAVGVAPDEKELICHENAEGLIGI; this comes from the coding sequence ATGTTAATAGACACACATGTCCATCTGTTTCCGGACAAGCTTTGCCCGCGGACCATTGAAAAGCTGGCAGAGACCGACCCCAACCACCATCTCACCTATTACGGCGACGGGAGCCTGGGCTGCGCGGAAGAAAACATGAAAAACTGGGGCGTGGATCTGGGCGTCATGCTGCCCATCGCCACCAATCCGCAGCAGCAGAAAAGCGTCAATGATTTTGCCGGGTATGTCCAGAATCACAGTGATGCCTTTATCAGTTTTGGCACAGTCCACCCCGACGCGCCGGATTATATCGACGAGCTGGACCGTATCGTGGGAATGGGCTTACACGGCATTAAGCTCCACCCCGATTACCAGGGCTTTTTTATCAATGAAAAGCGGCTGTACCCGCTGTATCAGGCCATCAGCGACCGAAAGCTGCCGGTGGTTTTCCATACCGGCTACGACCCCATCTCTCCCGGCTGTATTCACGCCGCCCCGGAGGCAGTGGTGGAAATGGCCCGGGATTTTCCAGAGCTGACTATTATCGCCGCCCACACCGGCGGCCTGTATTTTGGCAACCCGCCGCAGGACATTTACCTCGACACGCCCAACGTGTATTTTGATACGGCCATTGCCTCCTATACCTTTGAGCCCGAAGCCTACAGACGTCTGCTCGATATTTACGGCGCCGAACGCTTCATCTTTGCCACAGACAACCCCTGGGGCGACGGAGGAAAGGATATGGCGTTCCTTGAGGCTGTGGGTGTGGCTCCGGATGAAAAGGAGCTGATCTGCCACGAAAACGCCGAAGGGCTTATTGGAATTTGA
- a CDS encoding glycerol kinase — protein MKNYVLVIDEGTTGTRALIFDKDFNIVSQCYEEFTQYTPSEDKVEHDAMEIYAKSVGVCREAIEKAQIASSDIAAIGITNQRATCLVWDKNTGVPLYNAIVWQDNRTAALCQEINDSEWGEKARKATGWTVAPVYSSLMLHWYLENVPEIKEKIESGDALFGTIDTWLIWKLTGGKSHVVSYSNASVMGSLDLSTGEWYTEFLDYLGISTDIYPEIVNDSGNYGTTAPDIFGAEIPICGAIADQHAALYAQGCRSKGTCKITNGTGSFLDINIGDECVVSDQGLNTVIAWKIGDEINYALEGFEAVTGSAVQWLRDGLQVIGKSSESEPLARSVEDSNGVYFVPALAGLSAPYHDPYARGTIFGISRGTTKAHIVRATLEGVAYRLKDILDVVEKESGVKMTDIRIDGGASMNDLLAQLMADMLDARVDRPLSVEATSLGAAEMAGLAAGLWTEADFDKSLEIDKSFEPAITPEKREELYAGWREAIERSIGWRKQA, from the coding sequence ATGAAGAACTATGTTTTAGTCATTGACGAAGGAACAACTGGTACCAGAGCGCTGATTTTTGATAAGGACTTTAATATTGTGTCCCAGTGCTATGAAGAATTTACACAGTACACACCAAGCGAGGACAAGGTTGAGCACGACGCTATGGAAATCTACGCCAAGAGCGTGGGAGTATGTCGTGAAGCCATTGAAAAAGCGCAGATCGCCAGCAGTGACATTGCTGCCATCGGCATTACCAATCAGCGGGCCACCTGTCTGGTATGGGATAAGAACACTGGCGTGCCGCTGTACAACGCCATCGTCTGGCAGGATAACCGCACCGCGGCCCTGTGTCAGGAAATCAACGACAGCGAATGGGGAGAAAAGGCCCGTAAGGCCACAGGCTGGACAGTAGCGCCGGTTTATTCCTCTCTGATGCTGCACTGGTATCTTGAAAATGTGCCGGAGATCAAGGAAAAAATCGAATCCGGCGACGCGCTTTTCGGCACCATTGACACCTGGCTGATCTGGAAGCTGACCGGCGGAAAGAGCCATGTGGTCAGCTATTCCAACGCTTCCGTCATGGGCAGCCTGGATCTGAGCACAGGCGAGTGGTACACCGAATTTTTAGACTATCTGGGCATCTCAACCGACATCTATCCTGAAATTGTCAACGACTCCGGCAACTACGGCACCACAGCCCCGGATATTTTCGGTGCGGAGATTCCCATCTGCGGCGCCATCGCCGACCAGCATGCCGCCCTCTACGCCCAGGGCTGCCGTTCCAAGGGAACCTGTAAGATCACCAATGGCACCGGCTCATTCTTAGATATCAACATCGGCGACGAATGTGTCGTCTCAGACCAGGGCCTGAACACCGTCATCGCCTGGAAGATCGGGGACGAGATCAACTATGCTCTGGAAGGCTTTGAAGCTGTGACAGGCTCAGCGGTTCAGTGGCTGCGCGACGGCCTTCAGGTCATCGGCAAATCCAGTGAATCGGAGCCTCTGGCACGGTCGGTTGAGGACTCCAACGGGGTTTACTTTGTTCCCGCACTGGCAGGCCTCAGCGCACCCTATCACGATCCCTACGCCAGAGGCACCATTTTTGGCATCAGCCGCGGAACCACCAAGGCCCATATCGTACGGGCTACGCTGGAGGGGGTCGCTTACCGCTTAAAGGATATTCTGGACGTTGTCGAAAAGGAATCCGGCGTAAAAATGACCGATATCCGCATTGACGGCGGTGCCTCCATGAACGATTTGCTGGCACAGCTCATGGCTGATATGCTCGACGCCCGTGTCGACCGTCCGTTATCCGTCGAAGCCACCAGTCTGGGCGCCGCCGAAATGGCCGGCCTGGCAGCAGGCCTCTGGACCGAAGCCGATTTCGACAAATCCCTTGAAATCGACAAGTCCTTTGAGCCGGCCATCACACCGGAAAAACGCGAAGAGCTGTACGCAGGCTGGCGTGAAGCCATCGAGCGCTCCATCGGCTGGCGTAAGCAGGCATAG
- a CDS encoding FAD-dependent oxidoreductase, which translates to MNRIQTDCAIIGGGPAGLAAAVEAHKAGLDTLIIERDLSLGGILQQCIHDGFGLLRFKRRMTGGQYAQAFIDEVEAEGIGVKLDTMVLEIKPDKTIYAVNEKDGLLEIQAKSIILAMGCRERTRSQVMIYGTRPAGVLTAGAVQRYINMEGYLPGKKAVILGSGDIGLIMARRMTLEDIEVKGVYEIMHTEGGLTRNIVQCLEDYDIPLHLGTTVTKIHGRDRIEGVTVAKVDENLKPIAGTEETIDCDLLVLSVGLIPENELSEQLDIEMDLRTRGPVVDEQMMTSVPGIFAAGNVVTVFDLVDYVSQTGEMAARGAVRYLKGELGDKRCRVVEAGDNISFVVPQKISGTSGEVPVFMRVRKPDEKVRLMLSQTGQSRKLKKHAVVKPPEMVCEVIDLDQTTDGPICISVAKE; encoded by the coding sequence ATGAACCGGATACAGACAGACTGCGCCATCATCGGCGGCGGCCCCGCGGGGCTGGCAGCAGCCGTAGAAGCGCATAAGGCAGGGCTGGACACTTTGATCATTGAAAGGGACCTTTCCCTCGGCGGCATTCTGCAGCAGTGTATTCACGACGGCTTCGGCCTGCTGCGGTTTAAACGCCGCATGACCGGCGGCCAGTACGCCCAGGCTTTTATCGACGAGGTAGAGGCCGAAGGGATCGGGGTCAAGCTGGACACCATGGTGCTGGAGATAAAGCCGGACAAGACCATTTACGCGGTCAACGAAAAGGATGGTCTGCTGGAGATCCAGGCCAAATCCATTATTCTGGCCATGGGCTGCCGTGAACGCACGCGCTCACAGGTCATGATCTACGGCACGCGCCCCGCCGGTGTGCTGACCGCCGGAGCGGTTCAGCGCTACATTAACATGGAGGGTTACCTGCCGGGTAAAAAGGCCGTGATTTTAGGCTCAGGCGACATTGGCCTCATCATGGCAAGGCGTATGACCCTTGAGGATATTGAGGTGAAGGGCGTCTATGAGATCATGCACACCGAGGGCGGCCTGACCCGAAACATCGTCCAGTGCCTGGAGGATTATGACATCCCCCTGCACCTGGGCACCACCGTGACCAAAATCCACGGCAGAGACCGGATCGAGGGCGTTACCGTGGCAAAGGTGGACGAAAACCTGAAGCCCATCGCTGGAACCGAAGAAACGATTGACTGTGACCTTCTGGTGCTCTCTGTGGGCCTTATCCCTGAAAATGAGCTCAGCGAGCAGCTGGACATTGAAATGGATTTGAGGACACGCGGCCCGGTGGTGGATGAGCAGATGATGACCTCTGTCCCGGGTATCTTTGCGGCGGGCAATGTGGTCACCGTATTCGATCTGGTGGACTATGTCTCCCAGACCGGGGAGATGGCAGCCCGCGGCGCCGTCCGCTATCTGAAGGGTGAGCTTGGGGATAAACGCTGCCGGGTTGTGGAGGCCGGCGACAACATCAGCTTTGTGGTTCCCCAGAAGATAAGCGGGACCTCCGGAGAGGTGCCGGTGTTTATGCGGGTCAGAAAGCCCGACGAAAAGGTAAGGCTGATGCTCAGCCAGACCGGGCAGTCCCGGAAGCTGAAAAAGCACGCGGTGGTCAAGCCGCCGGAAATGGTCTGCGAGGTCATTGACCTTGACCAGACAACAGACGGCCCCATCTGCATCAGCGTGGCAAAGGAGTGA
- a CDS encoding DUF1667 domain-containing protein: protein MEKRTYTCIVCPKSCKGELTIKEDGTYETTGFDCNNGKKYAVNEYTDPKRMLTTTVKIENGIFNLLPVVSSEEVSKTKLKDCIHALYGITVKAPVRAGDVVAGNILDTGVDIIAARDIKAK from the coding sequence ATGGAAAAGAGAACTTATACCTGTATTGTCTGCCCCAAGAGCTGTAAGGGAGAGCTGACCATCAAGGAGGACGGAACCTATGAAACCACAGGCTTTGACTGCAATAACGGAAAAAAATACGCGGTCAACGAGTACACCGACCCCAAACGGATGCTGACCACAACGGTCAAAATAGAGAACGGCATCTTTAACCTGCTGCCTGTGGTCAGCAGTGAGGAGGTCAGCAAAACAAAGCTTAAGGACTGTATCCACGCCCTTTACGGCATCACCGTCAAAGCGCCGGTCCGAGCTGGCGATGTGGTTGCAGGCAATATTCTGGATACCGGTGTTGACATTATAGCGGCACGCGACATTAAAGCAAAATAA
- a CDS encoding iron-containing alcohol dehydrogenase: protein MNLMTIPYRTSHIMMKGVLNVLKLPIPPSLVGPGMVKRFPEIISLCDVHKALVITDKPLMEMGLLDGFLEALKKAGIDYAVFDGVQPNPTFENIYDGLEAYYTENCDGVIAFGGGSSMDCAKIVAAKVTNDKPIPKMKGLFKLTHRLPPFFAVPTTAGTGSEATVCAVITDTSNHEKFAINDPKLVPLATVLDPELMVGLPPALTASTGMDALTHAVEAYIGHYDAPFVKEKSLAATEVIMRDLEAVYKDGSNLKLRQNMSVASFDAGLAFTRAYVGYVHAIAHNLGGFYGVAHGFANAVILPHILEFSREAAQKKLSELALCAGLGEPWDSEEILSYRFIDRIKEMNANMGIPETIDALRIEDIPELAKRVLKEANPTYPVPKIMDYDECVAMLEELVTPEQPD from the coding sequence ATGAACCTGATGACGATTCCGTACCGGACATCGCATATTATGATGAAAGGTGTATTAAACGTACTCAAGCTCCCCATTCCGCCAAGCCTGGTAGGCCCGGGAATGGTCAAACGTTTCCCGGAAATTATTTCGCTGTGTGATGTGCACAAGGCGCTCGTTATTACCGATAAACCTTTAATGGAGATGGGCCTGCTGGACGGCTTCCTCGAAGCCCTGAAAAAAGCCGGCATTGACTACGCTGTATTTGACGGCGTTCAGCCCAACCCCACCTTTGAAAATATCTACGATGGGCTGGAAGCCTACTATACCGAGAACTGTGACGGGGTCATTGCCTTTGGCGGCGGCTCCTCCATGGACTGTGCCAAAATCGTGGCCGCCAAGGTCACCAACGACAAGCCGATTCCCAAAATGAAGGGCCTGTTCAAGCTGACACACCGCCTGCCGCCGTTCTTTGCTGTTCCCACCACTGCGGGTACCGGCTCTGAGGCCACTGTCTGCGCGGTAATTACCGACACCTCAAACCATGAAAAATTTGCTATTAACGACCCCAAGCTCGTGCCGCTGGCGACCGTACTGGACCCTGAGCTCATGGTCGGCCTGCCGCCGGCGCTCACTGCCAGCACAGGCATGGATGCGCTCACCCACGCGGTTGAAGCCTACATCGGCCACTATGACGCGCCCTTTGTCAAGGAAAAGTCTCTGGCCGCCACCGAGGTGATCATGCGTGATCTGGAAGCGGTCTACAAAGACGGCTCAAACCTGAAGCTGCGTCAGAACATGTCCGTCGCCTCCTTTGACGCAGGCCTTGCCTTTACACGGGCCTATGTGGGCTATGTCCACGCCATCGCCCATAATTTAGGCGGCTTTTACGGTGTGGCCCACGGCTTTGCCAACGCGGTTATCCTGCCGCATATTCTGGAATTCTCCAGAGAGGCCGCTCAGAAAAAGCTCTCGGAGCTTGCCCTGTGCGCCGGCCTTGGAGAGCCCTGGGACAGCGAGGAGATTCTGTCCTACCGCTTTATCGACCGGATCAAGGAAATGAACGCCAATATGGGGATTCCGGAAACCATCGACGCGCTTCGCATCGAGGATATTCCTGAGCTTGCTAAGCGTGTGCTCAAGGAAGCCAACCCAACCTATCCGGTTCCCAAAATCATGGATTATGACGAATGTGTCGCCATGCTTGAAGAGCTGGTTACTCCTGAGCAGCCAGACTAA
- a CDS encoding FAD-dependent oxidoreductase, translating to MSDCVAQFYQKLEDDPSLKHYQIEANADARGVITLTGEVDVWQHVVDIGHAAGKSGVKGVVNRLTVKGQRTTPKDRTEALKKAEAAGVIGQADIVVIGAGVTGSGIARTLSKYNKRIIVVEKASDVSEGTSKSNNGMIHSGYDSKAGSLKALLNVKGNAMYTQWQEELHFKMNRCGSFVVGFDESDDAYLEQYYELGKKNGVPGIAILSGDEARAIDPAVNHDVVKALWTPSAAYVEPYEVVEALMENAIDNGAELMLNTEVLGFNRQGGRISGVVTDKGIIEAACVINAAGLYADEIAELAGDRFYTIHPRRGTLVILDKKIGKTTNKCFIGTPPKNFTKGGGPTQTPEGNPLWGPSAIEVPEKDDLAVDEEDVRFVMEKGKHLTEGASEKDIITYFSGCRASNYIEDFIIEASEVLDNFIHAAGIQSPGLASSPAIAERVEGIYTALHPEAAVREDYDPIRPEHKAFRDCSLEEKEALIAENPLYGHVICRCETITEAEIVNAIHGKIPATTVDAVKRRTRAGMGRCQGGFCGPRVVEIIARELGIAPEEVTKRGAGSEMLTTASRKGEEE from the coding sequence GTGTCCGATTGTGTTGCACAATTTTATCAGAAACTAGAGGACGATCCGTCATTAAAGCATTACCAAATCGAAGCCAACGCCGACGCGCGCGGGGTCATCACCCTGACGGGCGAGGTGGACGTCTGGCAGCATGTGGTTGACATCGGCCACGCGGCTGGAAAGAGCGGCGTGAAGGGGGTTGTCAACAGGCTGACCGTCAAGGGGCAGAGGACGACTCCGAAAGACCGGACAGAGGCTTTGAAAAAGGCTGAGGCAGCCGGTGTGATCGGCCAGGCCGATATTGTGGTCATCGGCGCTGGGGTAACCGGCAGCGGGATTGCCAGAACCCTGTCGAAATATAACAAGCGCATCATCGTAGTCGAAAAAGCCTCGGATGTATCGGAGGGAACCTCCAAATCCAACAACGGGATGATCCATTCCGGCTACGACTCAAAGGCAGGCTCCCTGAAGGCCCTGCTCAATGTAAAGGGCAATGCCATGTACACACAGTGGCAGGAAGAGCTTCACTTTAAAATGAACCGCTGCGGCTCCTTTGTCGTGGGCTTTGACGAATCCGACGACGCCTATCTGGAGCAGTACTATGAGCTGGGAAAAAAGAACGGTGTGCCTGGCATTGCCATTTTAAGCGGCGACGAGGCCAGAGCCATCGATCCGGCCGTCAACCACGACGTGGTCAAGGCCCTGTGGACCCCCTCAGCCGCCTATGTCGAGCCCTACGAGGTGGTTGAAGCCCTCATGGAAAACGCCATTGACAACGGGGCAGAGCTCATGCTGAATACCGAGGTGCTGGGCTTTAACCGACAGGGCGGCCGGATAAGCGGCGTAGTTACCGACAAGGGCATCATCGAAGCCGCCTGTGTTATCAACGCCGCAGGCCTGTATGCCGACGAAATCGCAGAGCTGGCAGGTGACCGGTTTTACACCATTCATCCGCGCCGGGGCACCCTGGTGATTCTGGACAAAAAAATCGGTAAAACCACCAACAAATGCTTTATCGGTACACCGCCTAAAAACTTTACCAAGGGCGGCGGCCCCACCCAGACACCCGAGGGCAATCCGCTCTGGGGCCCCTCGGCCATTGAGGTGCCGGAAAAGGACGATCTGGCCGTGGATGAGGAGGATGTGCGCTTTGTCATGGAAAAGGGCAAGCACCTGACCGAGGGCGCCTCCGAAAAGGATATTATCACTTATTTCAGCGGCTGCCGGGCGTCGAACTATATTGAGGACTTTATCATCGAAGCGTCTGAGGTGCTGGACAATTTCATCCACGCCGCGGGTATCCAGTCGCCTGGGCTGGCGTCCTCACCCGCCATCGCCGAGCGGGTGGAGGGGATTTACACAGCGCTTCACCCAGAAGCCGCCGTGCGTGAGGATTACGACCCCATCCGTCCAGAGCACAAGGCCTTCAGGGATTGCAGCCTGGAAGAAAAGGAAGCGCTTATTGCTGAAAACCCGCTGTACGGCCATGTGATCTGCCGCTGTGAAACTATCACCGAGGCCGAGATCGTAAACGCCATACACGGTAAAATACCCGCCACAACGGTGGACGCGGTGAAGCGCCGTACCAGAGCCGGCATGGGGCGCTGCCAGGGCGGCTTCTGCGGCCCACGGGTCGTGGAGATTATTGCACGGGAGCTGGGGATCGCGCCTGAGGAAGTAACCAAGCGCGGCGCGGGCTCAGAAATGCTGACCACAGCGTCCAGAAAGGGGGAGGAAGAATGA